The Pan troglodytes isolate AG18354 chromosome 8, NHGRI_mPanTro3-v2.0_pri, whole genome shotgun sequence genome window below encodes:
- the NPY4R gene encoding neuropeptide Y receptor type 4-2: protein MNTSHLLALLLPKSPQGENRSKPLGTPYNFSEHCQDSVDVMVFIVTSYSIETVVGVLGNLCLMCVTVRQKEKANVTNLLIANLAFSDFLMCLLCQPLTAVYTIMDYWIFGETLCKMSAFIQCMSVTVSILSLVLVALERHQLIINPTGWKPSISQAYLGIVLIWVIACVLSLPFLANSILENVFHKNHSKALEFLADKVVCTESWPLAHHRTIYTTFLLLFQYCLPLGFILVCYARIYRRLQRQGRVFHKGTYSLRAGHMKQVNVVLVVMVVAFAVLWLPLHVFNSLEDWHHEAIPICHGNLIFLVCHLLAMASTCVNPFIYGFLNTNFKKEIKALVLTCQQSAPLEESEHLPLSTVHTEVSKGSLRLSGRSNPI, encoded by the coding sequence ATGAACACCTCTCACCTCCTGGCCTTGCTGCTCCCAAAATCTCCACAAGGTGAAAACAGAAGCAAACCCCTGGGCACCCCATACAACTTCTCTGAACATTGCCAGGATTCCGTGGACGTGATGGTCTTCATCGTCACTTCCTACAGCATTGAGACTGTCGTGGGGGTCCTGGGTAACCTCTGCCTGATGTGTGTGACTGTGAGGCAGAAGGAGAAAGCCAACGTGACCAACCTGCTTATCGCCAACCTGGCCTTCTCTGACTTCCTCATGTGCCTCCTCTGCCAGCCGCTGACCGCCGTCTACACCATCATGGACTACTGGATCTTTGGAGAGACCCTCTGCAAGATGTCAGCCTTCATCCAGTGCATGTCGGTGACGGTCTCCATCCTCTCGCTTGTCCTTGTGGCCCTGGAGAGGCATCAGCTCATCATCAACCCAACAGGCTGGAAGCCCAGCATCTCACAGGCCTACCTGGGGATTGTGCTCATCTGGGTCATTGCCTGTGTCCTCTCCCTGCCCTTCCTGGCCAACAGCATCCTGGAGAATGTCTTCCACAAGAACCACTCCAAGGCTCTGGAGTTCCTGGCGGATAAGGTGGTCTGTACCGAGTCCTGGCCACTGGCTCACCACCGCACCATCTACACCACCTTCCTGCTCCTCTTCCAGTACTGCCTCCCACTGGGCTTCATCCTGGTCTGTTATGCACGCATCTACCGGCGCCTGCAGAGGCAGGGGCGCGTGTTTCACAAGGGCACCTACAGCTTGCGAGCTGGGCACATGAAGCAGGTCAATGTGgtgctggtggtgatggtggtggcctTTGCCGTGCTCTGGCTGCCTCTGCATGTGTTCAACAGCCTGGAAGACTGGCACCATGAGGCCATCCCCATCTGCCATGGGAACCTCATCTTCTTAGTGTGCCACTTGCTTGCCATGGCCTCCACCTGCGTCAACCCATTCATCTATGGCTTTCTCAACACCAACTTCAAGAAGGAGATCAAGGCCCTGGTGCTGACTTGCCAGCAGAGCGCCCCCCTGGAGGAGTCGGAGCATCTGCCCCTGTCCACAGTACATACGGAAGTCTCCAAAGGGTCCCTGAGGCTAAGTGGCAGGTCCAATCCCATTTAA